The Triticum urartu cultivar G1812 chromosome 6, Tu2.1, whole genome shotgun sequence genome includes the window NNNNNNNNNNNNNNNNNNNNNNNNNNNNNNNNNNNNNNNNNNNNNNNNNNNNNNNNNNNNNNNNNNNNNNNNNNNNNNNNNNNNNNNNNNNNNNNNNNNNNNNNNNNNNNNNNNNNNNNNNNNNNNNNNNNNNNNNNNNNNNNNNNNNNNNNNNNNNNNNNNNNNNNNNNNNNNNNNNNNNNNNNNNNNNNNNNNNNNNNNNNNNNNNNNNNNNNNNNNNNNNNNNNNNNNNNNNNNNNNNNNNNNNNNNNNNNNNNNNNNNNNNNNNNNNNNNNNNNNNNNNNNNNNNNNNNNNNNNNNNNNNNNNNNNNNNNNNNNNNNNNNNNNNNNNNNNNNNNNNNNNNNNNNNNNNNNNNNNNNNNNNNNNNNNNNNNNNNNNNNNNNNNNNNNNNNNNNNNNNNNNNNNNNNNNNNNNNNNNNNNNNNNNNNNNNNNNNNNNNNNNNNNNNNNNNNNNNNNNNNNNNNNNNNNNNNNNNNNNNNNNNNNNNNNNNNNNNNNNNNNNNNNNNNNNNNNNNNNNNNNNNNNNNNNNNNNNNNNNNNNNNNNNNNNNNNNNNNNNNNNNNNNNNNNNNNNNNNNNNNNNNNNNNNNNNNNNNNNNNNNNNNNNNNNNNNNNNNaataccaggagtataccagctgctgagaagaacaaggctcCAGTGCCTGAAATtgttgctgatgaagatgatgaaggacaagtcctgaggaagctcaaacccaagattccagaccacaatgatgctcatcctgtggttaagaacatgaagatcaggagagactcagggttgaggctatggagagagacagatccatatgctacaagaagaagaactgttgttgattacaggttccacacaaaggaacaacaggacttctatgagacagtgttgttggacaagaagcttatagtgtgtgaaatgaggtgggtcgactggaagtatatcaaggaaaatgaggaacactatcctgaTGTGTTTGACAACTTCAGTGCTTGTGGAGTCGCAGACTTTGTTgagcagaagctcacaaagtggaatgaggagctcataatgcaattctactccacagcacacttctatccagatggcaggatagtatggatgtctgaaggtacaaggtaccactcaactattgaggaatgggcaaatctgatcaatgctcctaaggaagaagaagatgacttggatgtctatgccaagaagaagatggatcacaactctatggcaaacatgtacaaggagattcctgaagatgatcttgagactcaccagtttgggtcagtaaaacacttcctgtcagggctgcctacaatcaattggatccttaggcacactctcttgcccaagtctggtgatcacagaatgatcagaggccatgcaattaacttgctacatatatttgatgtgccacagaaattcaaggtcatgagccttatagttgagactatcaagaggactgcagctgaccagaaaagaagttgtggatatgccccacagatccaggagttgataaactcaaagatgggcataggcacatacttgttggataaggaacacttgcctatctattctgactttgaggacaatcaagttgtgatgaatgagaatgaaccatcatcagtacaagctcaagagaagaaggagaaagcaaagaaagagaaggctgccaagatgccaactcaagaggaggcatctgagtactttttgaaaagtaagcaggaccagcttggttatttgatagcatcaactctgaggattgagaaggggttggccaccctgactcaaaatcaggagagcttggaaagaatcgtggagcaaaaattctatgatttagatgtcaaagtaattgagattcagtcagttgtggagcagctacaagatgatatgcaggagaggaagggcagaacaatcactgatgcatttgccagagtgcctcgagctcagagatcaactgcagtgcctgttccagacactagagccacttcatctgcaccagctacagcttcagcgCAATCAGCTCCAGCACCAACTCCATCAACTCCATCCACATCAACTGAAGCCTTCATCCTTGGcgttctccggacaccaccacctgaagaccaagcctgagagacgttttagtgctatgcattttctatgaactttttcgTAACTTGTTGctaaagggggagaaaaatgtatagatcataggcttcgagagagagagtttgcttttattctctcttgtcttcttggttgaactttgtttgtcttttgattgcttgagatattatgctattatctgtgagacattgatgatcatgtggttgatcataagctacacttatgcttgttagataatattatcttacttatccttatatgatcattcactttgcttggtgatgagtgcatgtatttaattcttatcattttgagcgctccaccaagatgtatgtgacatgaaagagtaacccatgatcctaactcattgtgcatttgcagtccaaagcaaatcttaagatatgcacaaatttagaaaaagctcttgcttttcacatacttctcaaagcgacaatatctttcactcttattatcatttgtcgaaattttgatctatatgttgtcatcaattaccaaaaaaggggagattgaaagtgcaactatccctggatGGTTTTGGTaatcctaacaacatatagctcattgagctaacattattccaatattaatatttcaggaaaagctcaatgaatggtatggcatggatgaggaaagtggatccctcaaaattctaaggacaaaaagtttggctcaagcttgaagctcaagactctatattttatattttagtgatccaagatcacattgagtctataggaaaagccaatactattaaggagggatgaggtgttgcttaatggcttgcttactcaaagtgcttagtgatatgctccaagaaccctcaactaccttcccacatctatatatgacctaaaccaaaagtcaaactcggccccaccgattctttctatccggcgccaccaagtttcaaatggcatagccactgccacaaaccctagcaaatcggtctcaccaatagggatctcggtctcaccgagatgggattgtaatctctctgtttcccttcgtaacgtttcggtcttaccgagatgagcgatcggtcccaccgagattgcaatgtaaactctttgttttccttttgtaacatatcggtctcaccgagatgagcgaatcggtcccaccgagtttacctgaccaactctctggttagcttattaccaaaatcggtcctaccaagtttgtgtaatcggtcacaccgagattacgttatgccctaagcCTAACCATAGCGGTCCtgccgagttgcatctcagtcccaccgaaaatcctaacggtcactaggtttgctgaatcggtccgaccgagtttaaccattcggtcccaccgagtttggcaaattgtgtgtaacggttagattttgtgtgaaggctatatatacccctccacccactcttcattcgtggagagagccatcagaacatacctacactttcaatacacattttctgagagagaaccacctacacttgtgttgaggtcaagatattccattccaaccatatgaatcttgatctctagccttccccaagttgctttccactcaaatcttctttccaccaaatccaaatcctgtgagagagagttgagtgttggggagactatcatttgaagcacaagagcaaggagttcatcatcaacacaccatttgttacttcttggagagtggtgtctcctagattggctaggtgtcacttgggagcctccgacaagattgtggagttgaaccaaggagtttgtaagggcaaggagatcgcctacttcgtgaagatctaccgctagtgaggcaagtccttcgtgggcgacgactgtgatggaatagacaaggttgcttcttcgtggacccttcgtgggtggagccctccgtggactcgtgcaaccgttaccctccgtgggttgaagtctccatcaacgtggatgtacgatagcaccacctatcagaaccacgacaaaaacatccgtgtctccaattgcgtttgaatccttcaaacccttccctttacattcttgcaagttgcatgctttactttccgctgctcatatactcttttgcatgcttgcttgaattgtgtggagattgcttcacttgtgctaagatagctaaaatctgccaagaactaaaattgggaaaaggctagatttttatttggtcaaatagtctaatcaccccccctctagacatactttcgatcctacattaTCGCAGACAGATTTTCTCAAATGCCTCATTTGATTTCATACCGCAAGACAACAAATGCTCATCATGTGGCAGAAATATTCTTTAAGTGGCCAGACTCAATGAAATTAAACATACTTCCATTCTAGTCAGTATTTGTTTGTCTTCTCCGGTTCTAAAAAAAAATTGTTTGTCTTCTTAGTTTTAGATATTGTTTTCCATAGTCTTCTAGCTATGAATAGAATGTTAAATCTTACGTAATGTTTTCTAGAATGGTCTAGCTATAAGTAGAAGTTAAGATGCAAAGGCTTAACCAAAGCCCGCAAACAAGTTTCTCACAACATCTACAACCGGACCCATGCACACACCAAACGTCCAGGTGCGCTGCCCGTTCAATGATCAAATGAAACAACACCACCCAACCGGGCCCCCATATCCGACACAAACGACTGGACTGGCCGATAGTCCCCATATCGTGCCCATATCTAGGGCACATATGGGGACGCCCGGATGCAGGTGCCACATCGGATCCGCTAGGGCCCGCGCCGCCCTCACCAATGCCCCACAAATACCTCACCACCTTGGACAAACCCTAGTCAAACCCTCACTTTCTCAGTCCGCACTTGTCCTCTCTGCTTCCTCCCAAATCCTTCCTCTTCCCTCCTCCATTGTCAATTTTGGTCAAGACTCCAACAGCGCCCCCGATCCCCATGGACTAGGACGGACTCATGAAGGAGAAGGACGACGGGTCTAGCAGCGCGCCAGACTAGGACGAGCTCGCGCTCCGCATAGCCATCCAACGTTCGCGCGTGGACACCGGCAGGAGCTCGAGCTCCATCGCATCCGCCGCAAGCCCCTCCACCTCACGCCGACGAAATGCAGGGCGCGACCGACCGTCCCGCTCCACGCCGCTCCAGATCCGAAGCGCGTGCATCTTCCCTTCCACTCCCGCGCCAGCATCACCCGGGCAACGGTCGGTGCTCGTGCCCGCGGCTCGCGTGCGGATGCACATGCCAGAGTCGGAAGCGAAGGCGACCCGGTGGGGCGCATCACCCGGGCAACGGTCGGTGCTCGTGCCCGCGGCTCGCGTGCGGATGCACATGCCAGAGTCGGAAGCGAAGGCGACCCGGTGCGAGCGGTGGCCACAGCGAAGCCCGATTCTTCACACCCACAGGCGCGCTCCGTCCCCATCGACCCGAAGGAGGCACTTCTCTGCGAGGTCATGCGGCAGTTGCTGACCACGGCGGAGTCCAACACGCGGCGCCTTCGGTGCAAGAACGCGAAGGCGCTCAGCCTCAGGCTCAAGACGTCAGAGCGCCTCACGCGGGAGAAGGAGACCAAGGCCGCCCGCCATGCGAAGGAGCAACTACGTCTCCTCCGCCACCTCTCCGACTACATTTCTTCCGCATTGGAGAGCGGCACCACCATGGACGCCGACGCATAAATGGAGGAGATTGACCGCCACCGACAAACCTTTTGCTTGAGTTTTGGATTGAACTTACATATCAGTCTATATTCACTTATAGAGCGATATCTGGCGCATCACGTTGAATTAGTTAACCCCAGAAAATAAAAAAGGCACGAGGTGGAGTGCCGACCAAAATCCGTCTGTTTCGCTCACATTCCTCTGCTTCGTGTGTTTCTTTTGCAGTGTGCACTTAAcctgtttttttttttttgggtGAACCTGTTGGTTGATTTGCTTGCAGAAGCTTGTGTGAGAATATGAGTTCCCAGCTATGCCCACCGTGAAAGGATAGGACGAGTGAGGGCAACCATCATCAATTCAGTGAAGATATACTGCTAACTGCCTATTTTGAATAAAAGAAATACAATATAATACGAACAGCATGGTTTGGCAAACAGAGCTGAGAAATACTACCTCCGTCTCAAACTGTCTAGACTacaaaaacgtcttacattttgAGATGGAGGTGGTACCTCACTTCCCAAGAGAGCAAACATTCAGAATGCATATTCCACCATAATTCATCAAAAAGAGCAATTCAAATTACGGAAGCTGCACTTTGCAAGTAGTATATCACTACCAACAGGCAAAATCACAACATGACATGGTGCAGTTGGGTGGCTGCACAGGCATTACTCTTTAGAAGACTGTTTCTAGGTAGTATTAATGTTATCGACAACACATTCCAGTAGACAGTTAAGATATACTGCAAACTGCCTGCGTTGAACAGAAAAAATATATACTATAATAGAATACCATGGTTTGACAAACAAAGCTGAGAAATATTTCACTTTCCAAGCTAGCAAACATCCAGAATGCATATTCCACTATATCCAATTCAACAAATAGAGCAATTCAAATTATGAAAGCTGCACTTTGCAAGAACACATCACTCTACCTACAGGCAAAATCACAACAAGACAGGGTGCCTAACAGTAGGGTGGCTGCACAGGCATCACCCTTTAGAACGCTGTTTCTAGGTATGGAACTTGGTATGGTTCATAGGTATATACTGCAACTCTGCAACACATTCTGGATGTTTGCTAAGGCTGAAGCGCCGGATGAATCACATAGCTTGTATCTGAACTAACTCAACACCACAAGCTACTTACAACTGCTGTACACAAATGAGGTTTTAGAGACTTGTGTCAAGTCtctaaaacgtcttatatttgtttacagagggagtagaatTCTACCTCCTAATTGTATAGCTTAATGCTTGACCAAATATTGACACTTCTAGACATGCTAAACCATTCTTCAAAGTTGGTTAATCCAGTCATCTCTAAACACTAAGCTCCTAATAACAGTTCAAGTAAGTAACTCTACATAAACTACACTTCTGCTAATGCCTCTTGGCTTGAGTGATTCTGGAAATTAACCTTATACTCTCTCCGTCCAAGCTTGAAAAACgatcttatattgtgggacggagggagtagtgaATAAGAACATTGGACAACACCATAGTGATGGTGTATGCTTGTTAGCCTAAAAGGACAGGAACAGAATGACAACTGATGCATCTCTAAGTACATCATATACTGCATATAAAGAAAACATCATCATAAAACTAATTGGCCGTTGACAGAAAACAAAGAAAATCTAATGGGAAGAAAAGAACAACGTGTTTTCATGCTGTGACTTGAAATTGATCGTATAACTGATATTCACCACACTATCAATTTATCAGTATCAAAGGAACGAAATTCCTTTTTACGAGTTGCAATAAATATCGGCAATAGCTCAGTTCAGGCAATTGAAACAACAGGAAGAGGATACCAAGTTGACCTGTTGTATTAGGAATCAAAACTTAGATCTAACAACAAACAACATAGCCACCGGACTCAGAAAAAGGTTTCACCTTTGTGGCCTGGCCACCCCTCATACCGCGGAGGGCTCCTCCATATCCCTGTCCCTGCCACGGCCGTTGGCGCCGGCGCCCCCACCGTGGTGAGGCGGGTCAACGGCACTGAGGCCCTCAGGCATGAGGGAGGCCGGGCGGTTCTCGATGACCTCGTCTATAAGCCCCCATTCGCGGGCCTCCTCGGGGTCCATGAAAAGGTCACGCTCCATGCACTGCTCGATCTTGTCGATGTTCTGGCCCGTGTGCTTGGCGTAGATCTTGTTGAGGCGGTCGCGCAGCTTGAGTATCTCCTTGGCCTGGATGGCGATGTCGGTGGCCTGGCCCTGGGCCCCGCCGGAGGGCTGGTGGATCATGACCCTGGCGTTGGGCAGCGCCCGCCTCTCCCCGCGCgcgccggcggcgaggaggagggagcCCATGGAGGCGGCCTGGCCGATGCAGATGGTGTTGACGGGGCAGCGGATGTACTGCATGGTGTCGTAGATGGCGAGCCCGGCGGTGACGACGCCCCCGggggagttgatgtagaggctgATGGGCTTGAGCGGGTTCTCGGACTCGAGGAAGAGCAGCTGCGCGACGACGAGGGACGCCGTCTCGTCGGCGATGGGCCCGTGGATGCAGACGATCCGCTCCTTGAGCAGGCGGGAGAAGATGTCGTAGGCGCGCTCCCCGCGGGAGGTGGTCTCGACGACCATGGGCACGAGGCCGTACTCGCGGACGGAGGAGTAGCCCTCCGGCTCCGGCGGCTGGTAGGGAGCCGAGGAGAAGAAGGcccgcggcggggcggcgacggcgagccGGCGCGGCGCGGGCCCGAACGGGCCCGGGCTGGCCGAGTTGGGCCTGGACCTGGGCCTCGGCGCGAAGGCGGGCAGCGGGGAGGCGCCGGCTAGGTTGGCGACGGCGGAGGGCGTCATGGCTGCTGCTGCCGGTGGTCCTGGGGGCGTCCGGGGTGCGGATTTGTGGTCGGATGTGAGGCGGAAATAGCAAGGGAGGACTTATAccaaggaaggggaggagagTGTGAAACGGAGGAAACGGATAGGGCGAGGCGAGACGTCGAGACGGTGGTTGCGCTTCGATCCGCCGGATCGGatcttttcttttcttctcttctcttctcctcTCCGGGGTGGGGTGGAGTGGGGGATCGGTGTTCCTCTCCCTGCCTTGCCTTGTTGCTTCTCCGTCTGGGCTTTCGCTTCTTTTCCAAGAAagaatttattttcttttctgagACAAAGAACGTCTGGGCTTTCGCTTGTTTTCCATGAAAGAATTTATATTTTTTTTCGAGACAAAGAAAGAATTCGATTTAGCCCACAGTAGTGGGAGAGTTCCTAGCTGGGCTCTCTACCATGCTAGTGATTTCGTTTTTGTTTTGTTGCAGGCTCGGTGGGCTTCGGCGTTTTTCTGCACAGGTAGACGAGCACACGCCAAGGACGTAACGAGGGGTGAAGCAACCATTCTAGTCCGCTAAAACTGCATCCCGATACGTGTCTCCGTCTCTCACGCCACGACCATTACCTAGGACTACCGCATCGTCCAGCGGCTGCGGCAGGGCCAGGTCGGCCGGGGGAGCAGCACCTCGCGCCGTGGAAGCCGCGGTGGCGGCTGTGCGACGTGCACGTAGTCACGTACGCGTGAGTGACTCATGTGCGGAGGAAACTCCATTGGCGTTTTTCTGCA containing:
- the LOC125513762 gene encoding ATP-dependent Clp protease proteolytic subunit-like, which encodes MTPSAVANLAGASPLPAFAPRPRSRPNSASPGPFGPAPRRLAVAAPPRAFFSSAPYQPPEPEGYSSVREYGLVPMVVETTSRGERAYDIFSRLLKERIVCIHGPIADETASLVVAQLLFLESENPLKPISLYINSPGGVVTAGLAIYDTMQYIRCPVNTICIGQAASMGSLLLAAGARGERRALPNARVMIHQPSGGAQGQATDIAIQAKEILKLRDRLNKIYAKHTGQNIDKIEQCMERDLFMDPEEAREWGLIDEVIENRPASLMPEGLSAVDPPHHGGGAGANGRGRDRDMEEPSAV